The region GGGCAACAACGACTGGTCGTTTTTTGTGCCGGACCTCGAACTCGTACTTGTCGATCCGCATCGGGCCGGGGAGCCGCCGTATTTCCCGGGGGAGGTGAATCTCATCCGGGCGGATGTGGTGGTGCTGACCAAGCTGGATACCGCGACGCCCGAACAGGTGGATGCGGCGCGTCGATCCATTGAAACCGTGAATCCCCGGGCGGCGCTCGTGGAGACCGCCATGCCGCCCAAAGTCGATCATCCGGACAGGATTACCGGCAGACGCGTGCTCGTTGTCGAAGACGGCCCTACATTGACGCATGGCGGTATGGCCTTCGGCGCCGGTGGTCTAGTGGCCCGGCGGTATGAAGCCGGTTGCCTGGTGGATCCGAGGCCCTACGCAGCGGGGAGTCTCAATCGCACCTTCCGGCAGTATCCGCATCTGGGGCCGCTCCTTCCCGCGATGGGGTACGGGCCTGAGCAGGTCCGCGAACTGGAGGAAACGATCGAACGGGTGGAGTGCGACCTCGTGGTCATCGCCACACCGATGGATTTACGGCGACTCATTCGGATTACGAAGCCGACGGTGCGGGTGAGTTATGACGTGGAGGACCGGGGCCGCCCGACGTTGACGGACGTGATGCAAGGTGTCATCGACAGGGCGAAACAATCATGAATCCTTTTCGCGGCGCCACACTCCAATAGGCAACAGGAGATGGAAGGCCGCTTCAACGAACAAACGAGAAGGAGAGATATATGGTGACGCACCCGACACATATTGCTCAGGATCGATGCCATCGCTGCGGAGGCTTGATGGTTCGGGAGGAGATTCGCGAGGTGAACCAGGTCGGTTTGCGTTGCGTAATGTGCGGGGAACACATCGATCCGCTCATCCTCGAACATCGCCGGAAGATGCGCACACCCGAAGGGGCTCGCCAGCTGTTGGCCAAGGGCGAAAAAGCCGGGATGAACTAGTCGATCCGCACCGTTATGAGGCCGGCCGCTTTCGTCGTCGATGGCGGCGAGTCGCGGAGACCAGGAGTTGCTTGATGCGATAGGCCGGCTCAACCAGCCCGAGACCGAGAAAACTGGGCGTGAGCAGGGGTTCGGAGTTTTTCTTGCCTTCGACGTACAAGTCGACCTGTCTGCCCCCGGCCAGCAGGGGCAAGCTCTGAATCCTGGCCTGGGTCACGATGCCGAGCAGGGTGACCGCCCCTCCCGCAGTGAGATGCCCCTCCCGATCCATGGCGGTGGGAAGCCGGAAGACCGGTCCCCCGCTGTTGCCGGGAAACACGTGGCTATCGATAAGAAAGACCTCTGAGCCAGGGCGGGCGGGCGAGACCCAGGAGACGATGCCCTGGCGGACAATTGCGCGCGGTGAATCGGGAATATCGAACGCCGCCGGATAGCCGAGCACCATGATGGGGACGCCCTCATAGAGGTCCGCTGTCGTGGCAATGTCCATCCAGGCGATGGAGGAGGGGCCGCTCGGTTTCGGTTGTCGCATGGTCAAGGGCAGCGGAAGGCAGGCGAGATCCACGGCCTTGTCCGGATGGGGATACCAGCAGCGCCGTCCGGCCTTGGTGAGTTGAATCGGAATCTCCACACCCTGTTTCAGGCCACGGCGATGAATGTGCGGAAAGACGATGCCCAGCGTGGAGGGTTTCCAGTTTTCGGTCGGGTCGAGAAACACATGCCTGGCGGTGACCAACCAGCAGTCCTGCCTGCGGGGTCCGTGCAACGAGAAGAGCACACCGGTGCCGACCACGGCGAAGAATTTCTTGGTTGAAACCCGGCCGGTGCGAGACCGTACGTCGGCTTCTTGAATCGCCCCGATTGCCACCGTCGCAGCCCGCCAGCGATCGATCCATCCAGCCATCGTCTCTTGCCTCCGTGGATCCAGCGTTTCACAATACCCTTTCCTGTGATCAGCAAGCCTGGTGCCGCGCATTCGTCGTTCGTATCACGTCGCTCGTCTCCCGGTTGAAACCTGCGAGATGTGTTTCACGAACGACGCTTGAGGGATTTCAAGAGCTTGGGAGGACACCGTTCAGCCGACCGTGTTCAGCATCCTGTTCCGCTCGTAGGGTGCTTAGAAGGCATCCCCGCATGGAGGCGTTCTGCGCCAGCCTGCTCCGGCGACTGGGGTGGAACGCAACGGTGCCTGATCTGAGGATCGAGATCATTGGGGCATGATCATTTGTGGCGTCCAGGATCCTCGCGGCTGTGCTCGGGCCCGCTCATTGCTTAATACAGATGGTCAGGCTCCATGGGGGCGGGAAATCTTGCAGGGGTTGCGGGGAGATTCTAATGGTGCACAACGCCGACGTCGCGGCGGTTTTCGAGGAAATGGCTGACTTGCTGGAGATCGAAGGCGCCAATCCCTTCCGGGTCCGGGCCTATCGGTTCGCCGCCAGAACGCTTCGCGATCTTCCTGCCGAGGTGGAGGAGATGGTGGCGAAGGGCGAAGATCTGACCAGCCTTCCCGGCATCGGCGACGATCTGGCGGGAAAGATCAAAGAAATTCTCTCAACAGGAACCGCGGCCGCCCTAGAGGCTCAGCGCAAGCGGGTGCCGGCGACGCTCGCGGAGTTGCTCCGCATTCCCGGGCTCGGGCCCAAGCGGGTGAAGCGGCTCGCGCACGAGTTGAAAATCCGTAGCCTGTCCGAATTGCAGACAGCGGCGAAGGAAGGCCGGGTCCGGACCCTGTCGGGGTTCGGGGAGAAAACCGAGCAACACATTCTCGACGCACTGGCCACGCGTCTTGCAGAAGCCCCACGGGTGCAGCGGGCCGTGGCGATTCCCTCTGCCGAGGCTCTGGTGGCGTACCTGGAACAATCGTCAGGAGTCAGCCGGGTCATCGCGGCAGGGAGTTATCGTCGTGGACTGGAAACCATCGGCGATCTGGACATTCTGGTGACGGCTCCTGCGGGGCGCACCGTCATGGATCGGTTTGTGGCCTATCAGGAAGTCCGCGACGTGTTGGCGCATGGCGCGACGAAGTCCAGTGTTCGCCTTCAGAGCGGTTTGCAAGTGGATCTCAGAGTCGTGCCACAAGAAAGCTACGGAGCGGCGCTGCTCTATTTCACCGGCAGTAAATCGCATAACGTCGTGCTCCGGCAACTGGCTCAACAGCGCGGCTTAAAGCTGAACGAATATGGCGTGTTTCGTGGAGACAAGCCTGTCGCCGGAGAGACGGAGGAATCGGTCTACGCCTCCCTCGGCCTGCCCTGGATTCCACCGGAATTGAGAGAGGGACGGGGAGAGATCGACGCGGCGAAGGCCGGGCGACTGCCGCACCTCGTGGACCTGCAGGATCTGAAGGGCGATCTCCATGCCCATACGAAGGCGACCGACGGCCGGAATAGTCTGCCGGAAATGGCGGAGGCCGCCCGGCTGCGCGGATTGCGCTATTTCGCCATCACGGACCATTCCCGCCGGTTGACGATGGCCAAGGGGCTCGACTCCGCCAGGCTGCTGCAACAAATGGAAGACATTGACCAGCTGAATGCCACCCTGTCAGGGATCACGATTCTGAAGGGGATCGAAGTCGATATCCTGGAAGACGGGAGCCTGGATTTGCCGGATGAGGTGCTCGGCCGGTTGGATCTGGTGGTCGGCGCGGTGCACAGCCGCTTCAACCTCTCGAACCGCCGGCAGACCGAGCGCATCATGAAGGCGATGGACCATCCGCACTTCTCCATCCTGGCCCATCCCGGCGGGCGCCTGATCGGCCGGCGTGAGCCCTATGAGGTGGACATGCTTCGCATCATCCGGAAGGCGCGCGAGCGCCGCTGTTTCCTCGAAATTAACGCCCATCCCGAACGACTGGATCTGACGGACATCCATTGCCGGATGGCGAGGGAGGAAGGCGTGTTGCTGGCGGTGAATACGGATGCGCACAGCATGCTGGATCTGGAGAATGCGCGCTTCGGGGTCGGCCAGGCCAGACGGGGATGGCTTGAGAAAACGGATGTACTGAACACAAGGCCGTACGCGGAGTTGAGGAAGTTGCTGAAGCCGACCATGGAAACCTGAGGCCGGCAGGGGAGACGGGTTGATTGGTGCCGATCCTGTGATGCGTTCGATGTCGGATGGAGGACAACGATGACGGACAAAGCCGAGTTGTTGGCAAAGGCCTCGAAGCCGGCGGAAGAGGCCTTGCGGCTGCATGCGTATTACAAGGGAAAGATGCAGACGTTGCCGAAGTGCGCGATCCGGAGTCTGGAGGATTTTTCGGTGTGGTACACGCCCGGCGTGGCGGCTCCCTGCAAAGCGATCCAGGCCGATCGCGAACTCGTGTACGACTATACGAACAAGGGGAACACGATCGCCATCGTGTCGGACGGCACCAGAGTGCTGGGGCTGGGCGACATCGGGCCTGAAGCGGGGCTTCCCGTGATGGAAGGGAAGGCGCTGCTCTTTAAATATATGGGCGGGGTGGACGCGGTTCCGATTTGCCTCAACACAAAAGATCCGGACGAATTGATTCGAACGGTTCGGCTGCTGACCCCGTCCTTCGGCGCGATCAACCTCGAGGATATCGCGATGCCGAAGTGTTTCAGGATTCTCCGCGAACTGCAGGACGACTGCCCGATCCCAGTCTGGCACGACGATCAGCAAGGAACCGGAACGGTGCTCCTGGCAGGTCTGATCAATGCGCTCCACGTGGTCGGGAAACAGATGGGACAGGTTCGGATCGCGATGATCGGCATGGGCGCGGCGAACGTGCCGACCTATCGATTTCTCACGGTCTGCGGGGCCGATCCTTCGCGTATTGTGGCCTGCGACGCGGGAGGCATCCTTGGAACGCACCGGCGAGAATATGAGCAGGACCCTGCCTTCAGCGAACAGTGGAACGTGTGTTTGCACACCAATCCAGCCGGTTTGCGAGGCGGCATTGCCGAGGCCTTGCAGGGAGCGGATGTCTGTGTGGCCTTCTCGGCCGGCGGGATCATCAAACCTGAATGGGTAAAGAGCATGGCGCGCGATGCCATCGTGTTCGCCTGCGCCAATCCCGTTCCGGAGATCTGGCCTTGGGACGCGAAAGACGCAGGCGCGCGGATCGTGGCCACAGGCCGCAGCGACTTCGCCAACCAGGTGAATAACTCTCTCGTGTTCCCCGGCATTTTTCGGGGCGTGCTCGACGTGCGGGCGCGGGCGATCACCGATGAGATGGCGATCGCAGCGGCCCATGAACTGGCTCTGTGCGCCAGGGAGCGCGGGATCCATGAGGAGAGCATTCTGCCGACGATGGACGAATGGCAGGTGCCGATGCGTCTGGCGGTGGCGACGGCGACCAAGGCTCAGGAGCAGGGACTGGCGAGGGTGGCCAGGACACGCGACCAGGTCCACATTCTGGCGGAATCAAAGATACGTGCCGCCCACGAAGCGATGCGCGTCTTGCTGAGAGAGGGGCTGATCGTCGCGCCGCCGGCAGCGAGGGAGTGATGAGTGCAGTGGAGGCGGGAATCGCGATGGCCATGCAGGACTAGGCGCAGGGGTGAGTGGTAATAATCGGTATTCAATAGAACGGAAAACGTCCGATGAGCTAGGGCCTCGAAAGGTCGCTCCCGGCCAGGAGCGGAAGTTCGGCGCCGAGATCGCACCGACATAAAGCGGTCCTCAGCCCTGTAGCATTAACGACCCAAATGAGCCGCAGCGGCCACATGATGGCAAGAGACGATAAGCGCGTCGGTTCCATTTGGATGTTAGGCAGGCGATACTTCAGAAGCCCGCTCTGGCAATGCACCTCCCGCAACGAAACGCCATCTTCATTCCCATGCGCGCGACGTTGGATCTCAGGCATTGACCGATCGCCCTGGCGCGCGCGCGAAACCACGACGCGTCGTTGCTCTCATTCTTGCACTCGATAACTTGAGCAACGGTCGTACTGACACCAGAGCGGACGAGACATACGGTAATCGGGTCAACCGGAATGGCCCAGGCAGGGACTTTCTCAATTGCGTGCTCAATCCACGTGTCACCGTAAAGGTCGGCGAGTAGCACAGGTGGCAGTGCATACTCACCAATCTTGACGACGAGAATCGCCCGTTCCTTGTCGTCTCGCTGAACTGACACTGAGGCCCGCATCTCACGACGCATGGTCGGCGCACCAGTCGGCCATTGCGTCGCCAAAAGCTCAAGATTTATCTTGCCATCCATGAGCGCCTCGTCGTCCCATGACAGAGCAAGTTCATACTGATTGCCATTCGCTTCGAACTGCACAGTCTTCAGATCAGGCATGGTGTTTTTTTCCTCCGCCTAACAATGTTTGGGCGGATCCATATAAGAGCCGGATCTACCATTCTCTATTCGCGTAACACACCGTCATTGATCGTGAACAATATCCCATCATCGATGGTGGTGCAAATGTCTGCTTTTCAATTCTGTTATCAACCGGTTTAGGTTGTGATTCGCCTGCCATGGCATCAGGCAAGTGTCGGCCAAGTGCTGAAGTTCGGCACCGAGATCGCACCGCCGTAAAGCGGTTCTCAGCCCTGTCGCGTTAACGCTTCGGTTAAGCGGCGGGCCGCGTAGCGGACCCAACGCTGCAGCGGTTGTTAGCCAGCCTTCTTCAGTCATACCCTATGACTCCGATCGCGAGCTCCTCTCGGTCGGGGCTGACTGATGCGAACTCACGATACACGCACCACACGAAGTCCCAATCGACTTTGGCTTCAGCCTGATCGGGAGCATCGAGCACAAATACATCGTCGCCACGCACCCTGGCAGCTGCAGCCCACCCTTCGACTGGTTCTCGCTGCTCGATATTGGGCGGAACAGTAAACTCAGGGTCGTCGAGCGCGGCCCGGATTTGCTCCTTGAGCTGATCGCAGGTAATCGGACGGAACCACTCTACGACAAGTCGGTCGCACAGGAACGGGCCATGGCGCTGGATGGACTCTCCCCATTGACCGGGATCGCAGAACGATCGTTGCGAGATCGGGTCGCGCAGGAACTCAGCAAGCACGTGATAGCAATCCCGCCGCTCGGCAGCGGGGCCATCGACCTTGAACTGCGTGAGGTCGAACCACCCGAAGTCCCACAGCGGAGTCATCGTCGTTTTGATCACGGAGAAGCTGAGTGCCATTTAGTCTTGAACCTCGTATGACTGCCTAACTATGTTTAGGCCGATCCGTATAAGAAACGGATCTGCCATGTTCTATCCGCGTAATACGCCTTCAATGATTGCGGACAATA is a window of Nitrospira sp. DNA encoding:
- a CDS encoding GTPase, with translation MGAAGRDFHNFNVLFRGNPDYRVVGFTAAQIPNIDDRLYPPALAGALYPSGIPIHAEQELDCLIRTQHVERVVFSYSDVSHEALMQHASRVMAAGADFWLAGPQSTMLPAKKPVVSICATRTGAGKSPVARRVVSILKGEGLRVATVRHPMPYGNLEQQAVQRFAALEDLDAAACTIEEREEYEPHLAQGGTVYAGVDYERILREVEDQADVIVWDGGNNDWSFFVPDLELVLVDPHRAGEPPYFPGEVNLIRADVVVLTKLDTATPEQVDAARRSIETVNPRAALVETAMPPKVDHPDRITGRRVLVVEDGPTLTHGGMAFGAGGLVARRYEAGCLVDPRPYAAGSLNRTFRQYPHLGPLLPAMGYGPEQVRELEETIERVECDLVVIATPMDLRRLIRITKPTVRVSYDVEDRGRPTLTDVMQGVIDRAKQS
- a CDS encoding trypsin-like peptidase domain-containing protein, with product MAGWIDRWRAATVAIGAIQEADVRSRTGRVSTKKFFAVVGTGVLFSLHGPRRQDCWLVTARHVFLDPTENWKPSTLGIVFPHIHRRGLKQGVEIPIQLTKAGRRCWYPHPDKAVDLACLPLPLTMRQPKPSGPSSIAWMDIATTADLYEGVPIMVLGYPAAFDIPDSPRAIVRQGIVSWVSPARPGSEVFLIDSHVFPGNSGGPVFRLPTAMDREGHLTAGGAVTLLGIVTQARIQSLPLLAGGRQVDLYVEGKKNSEPLLTPSFLGLGLVEPAYRIKQLLVSATRRHRRRKRPAS
- the polX gene encoding DNA polymerase/3'-5' exonuclease PolX, with translation MVRLHGGGKSCRGCGEILMVHNADVAAVFEEMADLLEIEGANPFRVRAYRFAARTLRDLPAEVEEMVAKGEDLTSLPGIGDDLAGKIKEILSTGTAAALEAQRKRVPATLAELLRIPGLGPKRVKRLAHELKIRSLSELQTAAKEGRVRTLSGFGEKTEQHILDALATRLAEAPRVQRAVAIPSAEALVAYLEQSSGVSRVIAAGSYRRGLETIGDLDILVTAPAGRTVMDRFVAYQEVRDVLAHGATKSSVRLQSGLQVDLRVVPQESYGAALLYFTGSKSHNVVLRQLAQQRGLKLNEYGVFRGDKPVAGETEESVYASLGLPWIPPELREGRGEIDAAKAGRLPHLVDLQDLKGDLHAHTKATDGRNSLPEMAEAARLRGLRYFAITDHSRRLTMAKGLDSARLLQQMEDIDQLNATLSGITILKGIEVDILEDGSLDLPDEVLGRLDLVVGAVHSRFNLSNRRQTERIMKAMDHPHFSILAHPGGRLIGRREPYEVDMLRIIRKARERRCFLEINAHPERLDLTDIHCRMAREEGVLLAVNTDAHSMLDLENARFGVGQARRGWLEKTDVLNTRPYAELRKLLKPTMET
- a CDS encoding NADP-dependent malic enzyme, which codes for MTDKAELLAKASKPAEEALRLHAYYKGKMQTLPKCAIRSLEDFSVWYTPGVAAPCKAIQADRELVYDYTNKGNTIAIVSDGTRVLGLGDIGPEAGLPVMEGKALLFKYMGGVDAVPICLNTKDPDELIRTVRLLTPSFGAINLEDIAMPKCFRILRELQDDCPIPVWHDDQQGTGTVLLAGLINALHVVGKQMGQVRIAMIGMGAANVPTYRFLTVCGADPSRIVACDAGGILGTHRREYEQDPAFSEQWNVCLHTNPAGLRGGIAEALQGADVCVAFSAGGIIKPEWVKSMARDAIVFACANPVPEIWPWDAKDAGARIVATGRSDFANQVNNSLVFPGIFRGVLDVRARAITDEMAIAAAHELALCARERGIHEESILPTMDEWQVPMRLAVATATKAQEQGLARVARTRDQVHILAESKIRAAHEAMRVLLREGLIVAPPAARE